In Erigeron canadensis isolate Cc75 chromosome 7, C_canadensis_v1, whole genome shotgun sequence, one DNA window encodes the following:
- the LOC122606576 gene encoding laccase-4-like: MAGLHFNVGGWVRAFMVVGFMILPLLVDGRVRRYNFNVVMKQANRLCSKKPIVTVNGQFPGPTLYAREGDTVLVRVVNHVKYNVSIHWHGIRQLRTGWADGPAYITQCPIQPGQNYVYNFTITGQRGTLFWHAHILWLRATVHGAIVILPKLGVPYPFPKPDVEQVVILGEWWKSDTEKVINEALKSGLAPNVSDAHTINGHPGPISNCQTQGGFQLSVENGKSYMLRIINAALNEELFFKIAGHQLKVVEVDATYVKPFTTNTIVIAPGQTTNVIVTATKNSGKFMMAASPFMDSPIAVDNKTATATLQYTGTLGTTTTTLAIPPPQNSTVTANNFVDSLRSLNSKKFPANVPLKIDHSLYFTVGLGINPCPSCKAGNGSRVVAGINNVTFVMPTTALLQAHYFNKKGVFTTDFPGNPPIVFNYTGTPPANMATTSGTKVYRLKYNSTVQLVLQDTSIIAAENHPIHLHGFNFFAVGKGLGNYNPKVDPNNFNLVDPVERNTIGVPSGGWVAIRFRADNPGVWFMHCHLEIHTTWGLKMAFLVDNGNGPNESILPPPKDLPKC; the protein is encoded by the exons ATGGCGGGTTTGCATTTTAACGTTGGTGGTTGGGTTCGAGCTTTCATGGTTGTCGGGTTCATGATCTTGCCTCTTTTGGTCGATGGCAGAGTTCGTCGTTACAACTTCAAC GTGGTGATGAAACAAGCGAATAGATTGTGCTCGAAGAAGCCTATCGTAACGGTTAATGGTCAGTTCCCAGGACCAACACTTTACGCTCGAGAAGGTGACACTGTTCTTGTTAGAGTTGTTAACCATGTCAAATACAATGTCTCCATACACTG GCATGGAATACGACAACTACGAACAGGATGGGCTGATGGGCCAGCATATATAACACAATGCCCGATTCAGCCTGGACAGAACTATGTTTACAACTTTACCATTACAGGGCAACGTGGCACGCTTTTTTGGCATGCACATATTCTATGGCTTAGAGCAACCGTCCATGGTGCTATTGTCATTTTGCCTAAACTTGGAGTTCCATATCCTTTCCCAAAACCTGATGTTGAACAAGTTGTCATCTTAG GTGAATGGTGGAAATCAGACACAGAAAAGGTGATCAATGAAGCTTTAAAATCTGGTTTAGCCCCAAATGTTTCTGATGCACATACCATAAATGGCCATCCAGGACCCATCAGTAATTGTCAAACACAAG GAGGATTTCAGTTAAGTGTTGAAAATGGAAAGTCATACATGCTACGTATAATCAACGCTGCACTTAACGAAGAACTCTTCTTCAAGATCGCAGGTCACCAGCTCAAAGTGGTTGAAGTCGATGCCACCTATGTAAAACCCTTCACTACCAACACAATTGTTATTGCACCGGGCCAAACCACTAACGTCATAGTCACCGCCACCAAAAACTCTGGCAAGTTTATGATGGCAGCATCCCCATTTATGGACTCACCAATTGCAGTCGACAACAAAACTGCTACAGCCACACTACAGTACACCGGAACCCTTggtaccaccaccaccaccctaGCTATCCCACCTCCTCAAAATTCCACAGTCACGGCTAACAACTTTGTAGATTCCTTACGTAGCTTGAACTCGAAAAAGTTCCCAGCCAATGTACCATTAAAAATCGATCATTCTTTATATTTTACAGTCGGGCTCGGGATCAACCCTTGCCCGAGTTGTAAAGCGGGCAATGGAAGTAGGGTAGTGGCTGGTATTAACAATGTTACATTTGTTATGCCCACCACAGCTTTACTGCAAGCACATTACTTTAATAAGAAAGGAGTTTTCACTACTGACTTTCCAGGTAACCCACCCATTGTGTTTAACTATACTGGCACCCCACCCGCGAATATGGCAACGACTAGTGGGACTAAGGTTTATAGGTTGAAGTATAACTCGACGGTTCAGCTTGTGTTACAAGATACAAGTATTATTGCAGCGGAAAACCACCCGATTCATTTACATGGGTTTAACTTCTTCGCAGTGGGTAAGGGGTTAGGCAATTATAACCCTAAAGTAGACCCGAATAACTTTAACCTTGTTGACCCGGTGGAAAGGAATACAATTGGTGTACCTTCGGGCGGATGGGTTGCTATACGATTCCGAGCCGATAATCCAG GCGTTTGGTTTATGCATTGCCATTTAGAGATTCATACAACTTGGGGCTTAAAGATGGCATTTTTGGTGGATAATGGGAATGGACCAAATGAGTCAATATTGCCACCTCCGAAAGATCTTCCTAAGTGTTGA
- the LOC122606575 gene encoding pentatricopeptide repeat-containing protein At3g09060 isoform X1, which produces MAKLHSPKPLLKTLKSQKTLISSLNFFNSFINNNPNYNPTPTIYHHILTKISKSPNQNSLTKIPAILSLIQSKKCICNEDIPLIVIKMYANNLMVDKSLEIFRKMKEIFGCEPGVRSYNTVLNSLIESGRFDHSGLFFKRFRKMGIVPNLESYNLYMKMLCKKREFGKVKEVLEWLWERKMGPDSVSYGTLINGLVKNGEMGDAVKVFDEMSERGVRADVMCFNILIDGFFEKGEVLKACEVWERLVRSSDVYPDVSSYNVMISGFCKCGKVEESLRIWERMKGNEREMDLFTYSAVINVFCESGNVEGGMMIFREMVTKRVCPDAAVYNVLLNGFCRSGMINECFELWDLMEKDDCRNVISFNIFIKGMFENKKVEEAISLWQQLHEKNSFSVNSTTYGILIHGLCQNGYVDKAFTVLKEAEDINDNNLDVYAFSSMINGFCNVGRLNDALSVLDGMVKNGYNPNTNVCNTLIKGFIQARKIKDAIGFFDKMVSMGSSPTIVTYNTLIDGLCKAQRFDEAYCLVREMLEKGLTPDKITNSLLMRGLCQDTKVEMALKLWHQVIDNGFKPDVIMYNIILHGLCLVGNVEYALQLYLKMGEHKCVPNLVTFNTLMEGFYKVRDCVKASSFWARILKSGFKPDIISYNIVLKGLCSCNKIPDAICFLNDAIVREIVPSAVTWNILVRAVLSDKVAACNSSKG; this is translated from the exons ATGGCCAAATTACACAGTCCAAAACCCCTtcttaaaaccctaaaatcccaaaaaaccctaatttcatctctcaattttttcaattcttttatcaaCAACAATCCAAATTATAATCCAACACCTACAATCTATCAccacattttaacaaaaatttcaaaatccccaaatcaaaataGCCTGACAAAAATCCCAGCAATCTTATCTTTAATTCAATCCAAGAAATGCATTTGTAATGAAGATATTCCATTAATTGTAATTAAAATGTATGCTAATAATTTAATGGTTGATAAAAGtttggaaatttttagaaaaatgaaagaaatttttGGGTGTGAGCCTGGTGTGAGGTCTTATAATACTGTACTTAATAGTTTGATTGAATCAGGCAGGTTCGATCACTCGGGTTTGTTTTTTAAGAGGTTTAGGAAAATGGGTATTGTTCCAAATTTGGAAAGTTACAATCTttatatgaaaatgttgtgtaaAAAGAGGGAATTTGGGAAAGTTAAGGAAGTTTTGGAGTGGTTGTGGGAGCGGAAAATGGGGCCGGATTCGGTTAGCTATGGGACGTTGATTAATGGGTTGGTTAAGAATGGGGAGATGGGAGACGCGgttaaggtgtttgatgaaatgtctgaacGAGGTGTGAGAGCAGATGTGATgtgttttaatattttgattgaTGGGTTTTTTGAAAAAGGCGAGGTTTTGAAAGCGTGTGAGGTGTGGGAGAGGTTAGTTAGGTCGTCGGATGTGTATCCGGATGTAAGTAGTTATAATGTTATGATTAGTGGTTTTTGTAAGTGTGGGAAAGTTGAGGAGAGTTTGAGGATTTGGGAAAGAATGAAGGGGAATGAGAGGGAAATGGATTTGTTTACGTATAGTGCGGTTATTAATGTGTTTTGTGAGTCAGGGAATGTTGAAGGGGGTATGATGATTTTTAGGGAGATGGTAACGAAAAGAGTGTGTCCTGATGCTGCAGTATATAATGTGTTGCTTAATGGGTTTTGTCGTTCTGGGATGATTAACGAATGCTTTGAATTGTGGGATCTTATGGAGAAGGATGATTGTAGGAATGtaattagttttaatatatttattaagggGATGTTCGAAAATAAGAAGGTGGAGGAAGCAATTTCTTTGTGGCAGCAATTGCATGAAAAAAATAGTTTCAGTGTGAATTCGACTACCTATGGCATTTTGATCCATGGTTTATGTCAGAACGGGTATGTAGATAAGGCTTTTACAGTTTTAAAAGAAGCAGAAgatataaatgataataatcTTGATGTTTATGCATTTTCTTCAATGATCAACGGATTTTGTAATGTTGGGAGGTTGAATGATGCTCTTTCCGTGTTAGATGGAATGGTTAAGAACGGCTATAATCCAAACACAAATGTTTGTAACACACTAATTAAAGGATTTATTCAAGCTCGTAAAATCAAGGATGCTATCGGCTTCTTTGATAAGATGGTGAGTATGGGTAGCTCCCCAACTATTGTCACCTACAATACACTAATTGATGGATTATGCAAAGCACAACGTTTTGATGAAGCTTATTGCCTTGTGAGGGAAATGCTGGAAAAGGGATTGACACCCGATAAGATCACTAATAGTTTGTTAATGCGTGGTTTATGTCAAGACACAAAGGTGGAGATGGCTCTTAAGTTGTGGCATCAGGTCATCGACAATGGTTTTAAACCTGATGTAATTATGTACAATATTATTTTGCACGGGCTTTGTTTGGTAGGAAATGTTGAATATGCATTGCAGCTGTATTTAAAGATGGGTGAACACAAATGTGTTCCAAATCTTGTTACTTTCAACACTTTAATGGAAGGTTTTTACAAAGTTAGGGATTGTGTAAAGGCATCAAGTTTTTGGGCCCGGATATTGAAAAGTGGCTTTAAGCCTGATATCATCTCGTATAACATTGTACTTAAGGGCCTCTGTTCTTGTAATAAGATACCAGATGCGATTTGTTTTTTGAATGATGCGATTGTGAGGGAGATTGTACCATCTGCTGTTACATGGAATATACTTGTGAGGGCAGTTTTGAG TGACAAAGTGGCTGCTTGCAACTCGTCTAAAGGTTAA
- the LOC122606575 gene encoding pentatricopeptide repeat-containing protein At3g09060 isoform X2 has product MAKLHSPKPLLKTLKSQKTLISSLNFFNSFINNNPNYNPTPTIYHHILTKISKSPNQNSLTKIPAILSLIQSKKCICNEDIPLIVIKMYANNLMVDKSLEIFRKMKEIFGCEPGVRSYNTVLNSLIESGRFDHSGLFFKRFRKMGIVPNLESYNLYMKMLCKKREFGKVKEVLEWLWERKMGPDSVSYGTLINGLVKNGEMGDAVKVFDEMSERGVRADVMCFNILIDGFFEKGEVLKACEVWERLVRSSDVYPDVSSYNVMISGFCKCGKVEESLRIWERMKGNEREMDLFTYSAVINVFCESGNVEGGMMIFREMVTKRVCPDAAVYNVLLNGFCRSGMINECFELWDLMEKDDCRNVISFNIFIKGMFENKKVEEAISLWQQLHEKNSFSVNSTTYGILIHGLCQNGYVDKAFTVLKEAEDINDNNLDVYAFSSMINGFCNVGRLNDALSVLDGMVKNGYNPNTNVCNTLIKGFIQARKIKDAIGFFDKMVSMGSSPTIVTYNTLIDGLCKAQRFDEAYCLVREMLEKGLTPDKITNSLLMRGLCQDTKVEMALKLWHQVIDNGFKPDVIMYNIILHGLCLVGNVEYALQLYLKMGEHKCVPNLVTFNTLMEGFYKVRDCVKASSFWARILKSGFKPDIISYNIVLKGLCSCNKIPDAICFLNDAIVREIVPSAVTWNILVRAVLR; this is encoded by the coding sequence ATGGCCAAATTACACAGTCCAAAACCCCTtcttaaaaccctaaaatcccaaaaaaccctaatttcatctctcaattttttcaattcttttatcaaCAACAATCCAAATTATAATCCAACACCTACAATCTATCAccacattttaacaaaaatttcaaaatccccaaatcaaaataGCCTGACAAAAATCCCAGCAATCTTATCTTTAATTCAATCCAAGAAATGCATTTGTAATGAAGATATTCCATTAATTGTAATTAAAATGTATGCTAATAATTTAATGGTTGATAAAAGtttggaaatttttagaaaaatgaaagaaatttttGGGTGTGAGCCTGGTGTGAGGTCTTATAATACTGTACTTAATAGTTTGATTGAATCAGGCAGGTTCGATCACTCGGGTTTGTTTTTTAAGAGGTTTAGGAAAATGGGTATTGTTCCAAATTTGGAAAGTTACAATCTttatatgaaaatgttgtgtaaAAAGAGGGAATTTGGGAAAGTTAAGGAAGTTTTGGAGTGGTTGTGGGAGCGGAAAATGGGGCCGGATTCGGTTAGCTATGGGACGTTGATTAATGGGTTGGTTAAGAATGGGGAGATGGGAGACGCGgttaaggtgtttgatgaaatgtctgaacGAGGTGTGAGAGCAGATGTGATgtgttttaatattttgattgaTGGGTTTTTTGAAAAAGGCGAGGTTTTGAAAGCGTGTGAGGTGTGGGAGAGGTTAGTTAGGTCGTCGGATGTGTATCCGGATGTAAGTAGTTATAATGTTATGATTAGTGGTTTTTGTAAGTGTGGGAAAGTTGAGGAGAGTTTGAGGATTTGGGAAAGAATGAAGGGGAATGAGAGGGAAATGGATTTGTTTACGTATAGTGCGGTTATTAATGTGTTTTGTGAGTCAGGGAATGTTGAAGGGGGTATGATGATTTTTAGGGAGATGGTAACGAAAAGAGTGTGTCCTGATGCTGCAGTATATAATGTGTTGCTTAATGGGTTTTGTCGTTCTGGGATGATTAACGAATGCTTTGAATTGTGGGATCTTATGGAGAAGGATGATTGTAGGAATGtaattagttttaatatatttattaagggGATGTTCGAAAATAAGAAGGTGGAGGAAGCAATTTCTTTGTGGCAGCAATTGCATGAAAAAAATAGTTTCAGTGTGAATTCGACTACCTATGGCATTTTGATCCATGGTTTATGTCAGAACGGGTATGTAGATAAGGCTTTTACAGTTTTAAAAGAAGCAGAAgatataaatgataataatcTTGATGTTTATGCATTTTCTTCAATGATCAACGGATTTTGTAATGTTGGGAGGTTGAATGATGCTCTTTCCGTGTTAGATGGAATGGTTAAGAACGGCTATAATCCAAACACAAATGTTTGTAACACACTAATTAAAGGATTTATTCAAGCTCGTAAAATCAAGGATGCTATCGGCTTCTTTGATAAGATGGTGAGTATGGGTAGCTCCCCAACTATTGTCACCTACAATACACTAATTGATGGATTATGCAAAGCACAACGTTTTGATGAAGCTTATTGCCTTGTGAGGGAAATGCTGGAAAAGGGATTGACACCCGATAAGATCACTAATAGTTTGTTAATGCGTGGTTTATGTCAAGACACAAAGGTGGAGATGGCTCTTAAGTTGTGGCATCAGGTCATCGACAATGGTTTTAAACCTGATGTAATTATGTACAATATTATTTTGCACGGGCTTTGTTTGGTAGGAAATGTTGAATATGCATTGCAGCTGTATTTAAAGATGGGTGAACACAAATGTGTTCCAAATCTTGTTACTTTCAACACTTTAATGGAAGGTTTTTACAAAGTTAGGGATTGTGTAAAGGCATCAAGTTTTTGGGCCCGGATATTGAAAAGTGGCTTTAAGCCTGATATCATCTCGTATAACATTGTACTTAAGGGCCTCTGTTCTTGTAATAAGATACCAGATGCGATTTGTTTTTTGAATGATGCGATTGTGAGGGAGATTGTACCATCTGCTGTTACATGGAATATACTTGTGAGGGCAGTTTTGAGGTAA
- the LOC122606846 gene encoding sulfoquinovosyl transferase SQD2-like, translating to MPTPSLSLNLSPQSSRISYFNANETTPTKPISSKIGSFYYFKQKTRTPNLSSSRISCVYVFETKKIQSFCCIKQKTRTPILNCVSEDLKFVEISKDNDDEEEGPPSQVESEVNSKPRRIAIFVEPSPFSYVSGYKNRFQNFIKYLREMGDEVMVVTTHEGVPKEFHGAKLVGSRSFPLPWYQNVPLSLALSPRIINEVKKFKPDIIHASSPGIMVFGALLIAKLLCVPIVMSYHTHVPVYIPRYTFSWLVKPMWLVIKFLHRAADLTLVPSAAIAQDLRQARVTAANKIRLWNKGVDSESFHPKFRSHEMRVRLTNGEPDRPLIVHVGRLGVEKSLDFLKGVMEKIPEARIAFVGDGPHREDLEKLFVGMPVVFTGMLQGEELSQAYASGDVFVMPSESETLGFVVLEAMSSGLPVVAARAGGIPDIIPEEQEGKTGYLYTPGDLDDCLNKLVPLLHDAKLREIIGQAARLEMEKFGWRAATKVIRNQQYNAAIWFWRKKRAQLLKPLQWISKILLPIQTHMKLKAGDL from the exons ATGCCAACACCATCGCTTTCTTTAAATTTATCACCTCAATCTTCAAGAATTTCATATTTTAATGCTAATGAAACAACACCCACAAAGCCAATTAGCTCTAAGATTGGATCTTTTTATTactttaaacaaaaaacaagaacACCCAATTTGAGTTCTTCAAGAATTTCATGTGTTTatgtttttgaaacaaaaaagattcaatctttttgttgtattaaacaaaaaacaagaacCCCCATTTTGAATTGTGTATCTGAAGACTTGAAATTTGTGGAAATTAGTaaagataatgatgatgaagaagagggtCCTCCTTCTCAAGTTGAATCTGAAGTTAATAGTAAACCAAGGCGTATTGCTATCTTTGTTGAGCCCTCTCCTTTTTC GTACGTTTCTGGGTACAAGAATCGTTTCCAAAACTTCATTAAATATCTACGAGAGATGGGAGACGAG GTGATGGTTGTAACAACTCATGAAGGGGTGCCTAAAGAGTTCCATGGAGCAAAGTTAGTTGGCTCACGAAG CTTTCCTCTTCCATGGTACCAAAATGTGCCACTTTCCCTAGCATTGAGCCCTAGAATAATCAATGAGGTTAAAAAGTTTAAGCCAGACATCATTCATGCATCATCTCCTGGTATTATG GTTTTTGGGGCACTCCTTATTGCCAAGTTGCTGTGTGTTCCTATTGTGATGTCCTATCATACACATGTACCTGT TTACATACCAAGATACACATTTAGCTGGCTCGTCAAGCCAATGTGGTTAGTTATAA AGTTTCTTCACAGGGCAGCTGACCTCACCTTGGTGCCATCGGCTGCTATTGCACAGGATCTTCGTCAAGCAAGAGTGACAGCAG CTAACAAAATCCGGTTATGGAATAAGGGCGTTGATTCAGAAAGTTTCCATCCAAAGTTCCGTTCTCATGAAATGCGAGTTAGACTAAC GAATGGTGAGCCTGACCGGCCATTGATAGTACATGTTGGACGTCTAGGAGTCGAGAAGAGCTTAGATTTCCTCAAAGG TGTCATGGAAAAGATCCCGGAAGCAAGGATAGCTTTTGTTGGTGATGGTCCACACAG GGAAGATTTGGAAAAATTATTTGTAGGCATGCCGGTGGTATTCACAGGAATGTTGCAAGGCGAAGAGCTATCTCAAGCATACGCAAGTGGTGATGTTTTTGTAATGCCGTCAGAATCTGAAACCCTCGGGTTTGTTGTTTTAGAAGCAATGTCATCTGGGCTACCTGTGGTAGCTGCACGAGCTGGTGGTATACCTGACATTATCCCTGAAGAACAGGAAGGAAAAACCGGGTACCTCTACACTCCTGGAGATCTTGACGACTGCTTAAACAAACTGGTTCCACTTTTGCATGATGCCAAGTTGCGTGAAATCATAGGGCAGGCTGCCCGACTGGAAATGGAAAAGTTTGGTTGGCGGGCAGCTACAAAAGTTATACGTAACCAACAATACAATGCTGCAATATGGTTTTGGAGGAAGAAGAGAGCTCAGCTGTTGAAACCATTGCAATGGATTTCAAAGATCTTGTTACCGATTCAGACACATATGAAGTTAAAGGCAGGTGATTTGTGA
- the LOC122606577 gene encoding uncharacterized protein LOC122606577: MISLKAIQTIFTTTKHDFFHRTDFFIKNKNHRSRILFVSKSKDSDTNTQSSSPEPSPEGDARKQELLARIAMLQAQKVRLTDYLDERSEYLTKFAEEANVEFDQVGENALKELEEASARIMGNIESQMQAFEESAESNKLEIEENQRKIDEFEVRFQNEVNEGLFFKNLGQSKPVDKTLAKEEAEKLKELTKQNAGTKTRRNIYLALIGLISISLIDSLIAPSFDWRKGAILGVILVGLITQLTYEQKMLGETQKTESKKNDDEKE, translated from the exons ATGATTTCATTGAAAGCCATACAAACAATTTTCACTACGACAAAACATGACTTTTTTCATAGAACCGATTTCTTCATCAAGAACAAAAACCACCGTTCAAGGATATTGTTCGTCAGCAAGTCAAAAGACTCTGATACAAATACACAGTCATCATCACCAGAACCCTCACCTGAAGGTGATGCACGAAAACAAGAGCTTCTAGCAAGAATTGCAATGCTCCAAGCCCAAAAAGTCCGTCTTACCGATTACTTGGATGAACGATCGGAATATCTTACAAAATTTGCTGAAGAGGCCAATGTCGAGTTTGACCAAGTAGGCGAAAATGCCCTCAAAGAACTTGAAGAAGCCAGTGCCAGG ATAATGGGGAACATAGAAAGCCAAATGCAAGCGTTTGAAGAATCAGCAGAATCAAACAAGCTGGAGATAGAAGAAAACCAAAGGAAAATAGATGAGTTTGAAGTACGGTTCCAgaatgaagtaaatgaaggtCTATTCTTCAAAAACTTGGGGCAAAGTAAGCCTGTTGATAAAACACTGGCAAAAGAGGAAGCTGAAAAGCTCAAAGAATTGACCAAGCAAAATGCAGGAACGAAAACTAGAAGAAACATTTACCTTGCATTGATCGGCTTGATTAGCATCTCTCTAATTGATTCCTTGATCGCTCCGTCTTTTGATTGGAGGAAAGGTGCAATTCTTGGTGTaattttggttggtttgattacacaattgaccTACGAGCAAAAGATGTTAGGAGAAACACAGAAAacagaaagcaaaaaaaacGATGATGAGAAAGAGTGA